Proteins encoded by one window of Candidatus Sumerlaea chitinivorans:
- a CDS encoding TsaE protein, required for threonylcarbamoyladenosine t(6)A37 formation in tRNA yields the protein MRKTVEFFCNSPEETEAIARAIAGILRSGDVVSLEGELGSGKTFFTRAVAKALGYAERVTSPTFVLEKRYPLPDNSRGLTLIAHYDLYRLDSYAELADIGFEDLPEGAVALVEWGDRFLTELPPEVIRVIFTITDATSRRVRIECDEERARELTKQQAPGVGVTPER from the coding sequence GTGCGAAAAACAGTGGAATTTTTTTGCAATTCACCCGAGGAAACAGAGGCTATTGCGCGCGCAATTGCCGGAATTCTCCGCTCGGGCGACGTTGTGTCGCTCGAAGGCGAGCTCGGCAGTGGCAAGACATTCTTCACACGTGCGGTCGCCAAGGCGCTGGGCTACGCCGAACGCGTGACCAGCCCCACCTTCGTGCTCGAGAAGCGTTATCCGTTGCCCGACAACTCACGAGGCCTGACGTTGATCGCTCACTACGACCTCTACCGCCTCGATTCCTATGCCGAACTTGCCGACATTGGTTTCGAGGACTTGCCCGAGGGCGCTGTGGCATTGGTCGAGTGGGGCGACCGCTTTCTGACGGAGCTCCCTCCCGAGGTCATTCGCGTGATCTTCACGATCACAGATGCGACTTCGCGTCGCGTCAGGATCGAGTGCGATGAGGAGCGGGCGCGGGAGCTGACCAAGCAACAGGCTCCGGGCGTGGGTGTCACGCCTGAGAGGTAA
- a CDS encoding N-Acetyl-D-glucosamine ABC transport system, permease protein 2, with protein sequence MSEIAIATRPSGVGPLVGRAIRLVLIYALLFTGAIVFALPFLWMVRTALMDYAQVQQYPLVWIPNPVRWENFREALGFMDFPILLRNTLFITLFALTGQVLSCSIVAFGFARLEFPGREFLFMVLLSTMMLPAMVTEIPRFILFRHFGWIDTYLPLIVPAYFGSPFFIFLLRQFFKTIPKDLDEAARIDGCSSWRIYWQIMLPLCKPVLAVVVIFGFIWTWNDFWGPLVYLRTADKKTLSLGLQVFQGVYQTYYHYLMAASLVVLAPVLALYVFCQRYFTQGIVMTGMKG encoded by the coding sequence ATGAGCGAAATCGCGATAGCAACTCGACCCAGCGGAGTGGGGCCTCTCGTTGGTCGAGCGATACGTCTCGTTCTGATCTATGCGTTGCTTTTTACCGGCGCGATTGTCTTTGCGCTTCCTTTCTTGTGGATGGTGCGCACCGCACTCATGGACTACGCGCAGGTCCAGCAGTATCCCCTCGTGTGGATCCCCAACCCCGTACGCTGGGAGAACTTCCGCGAGGCGCTCGGTTTCATGGACTTCCCGATTCTCCTTCGCAACACTCTCTTCATTACCTTGTTCGCGCTCACAGGGCAGGTGCTGTCCTGCTCGATTGTCGCTTTCGGCTTCGCGCGCCTCGAGTTTCCGGGGCGGGAGTTCCTCTTCATGGTCCTGCTAAGCACGATGATGTTGCCGGCCATGGTCACGGAGATTCCGCGTTTTATTCTCTTCCGCCACTTCGGCTGGATTGATACGTACCTGCCGCTCATCGTGCCTGCGTATTTCGGATCGCCGTTCTTCATCTTTCTGCTGCGGCAATTCTTCAAGACGATCCCGAAAGACCTCGACGAGGCAGCACGCATTGACGGCTGCAGCTCGTGGCGCATCTATTGGCAGATCATGTTGCCGCTGTGCAAGCCGGTGCTCGCGGTGGTCGTGATTTTCGGGTTCATTTGGACGTGGAACGACTTCTGGGGGCCGCTCGTTTATCTGCGCACCGCTGATAAGAAGACGCTCTCGCTCGGTCTTCAGGTTTTCCAAGGAGTGTATCAGACCTATTACCATTACCTGATGGCGGCGTCGCTGGTTGTGCTCGCGCCCGTGCTTGCGCTCTACGTATTCTGCCAGCGGTACTTCACACAAGGCATCGTCATGACGGGCATGAAGGGTTGA
- a CDS encoding radical SAM domain protein, with protein MRNSLRPKPDPVAYARAALRTLRYHAQDWLGIVKPLKLRIGLTNRCNARCIMCNIWKQEDNTAPFLPHEIRPDELDTIFQRNRRFFSNLKHISLTGGEPTLRRDFVEIWRVLHEHFPDLNMSFNSNGFSTAKTLAYVEEILSFHPRLTVMISLDGMGESHDRVRGLKRVFAHTMATIEGVAALRPRHPYLKLEINYVLTPYNVDDCVELFRFCRERSIAFNPIYCVQGELYFNEEEDNVSLAEDARQRYLEHFRNILEEDDSLQTREIVDQLMNRPRDFDCWAGRITYLIEENANVYPNGGCPSDFLMGNLRDFDYSFEELLASPRAQEVLRKAKSCRICRLSCETMTTLQHPEALAGYRKSRELPFDGAVLCEVRD; from the coding sequence ATGCGAAATAGCCTACGCCCCAAACCTGATCCAGTCGCTTATGCGCGTGCTGCGCTGCGTACGCTTCGTTACCACGCGCAGGACTGGTTGGGGATCGTCAAGCCCTTGAAGTTGCGGATCGGGCTTACGAACCGGTGCAATGCCCGGTGCATCATGTGCAATATCTGGAAACAAGAGGACAACACCGCGCCCTTCCTGCCCCACGAAATCCGTCCCGACGAGCTCGACACGATCTTTCAGCGCAACCGTCGCTTTTTCTCCAATCTCAAGCATATCTCACTGACGGGCGGCGAGCCCACGCTGCGACGCGACTTTGTCGAGATCTGGCGCGTCCTTCATGAGCACTTCCCCGACCTCAACATGAGCTTCAACTCCAATGGATTTTCGACGGCAAAAACTTTGGCGTATGTGGAGGAAATTCTCTCGTTCCATCCCCGTCTAACCGTGATGATTTCGCTCGATGGGATGGGCGAGTCACATGATCGCGTGCGTGGGCTGAAACGTGTCTTCGCGCACACCATGGCGACCATCGAGGGCGTCGCGGCGCTTCGTCCACGCCATCCTTATCTCAAGTTGGAAATCAATTACGTGCTTACGCCCTACAATGTGGATGACTGCGTGGAGTTGTTCCGCTTCTGTCGCGAACGCTCGATCGCCTTCAATCCGATTTACTGCGTGCAAGGTGAGCTCTACTTCAATGAGGAAGAAGACAACGTCTCGCTTGCGGAAGACGCCCGCCAGCGTTACCTCGAGCACTTTCGCAACATCTTAGAGGAGGACGATTCCCTCCAAACGCGCGAAATCGTAGATCAACTGATGAATCGTCCCCGCGATTTCGATTGTTGGGCAGGGCGTATCACCTATCTGATCGAGGAAAACGCGAACGTCTATCCGAATGGTGGTTGCCCCAGCGATTTCCTCATGGGCAACTTGCGCGACTTCGATTACTCGTTTGAAGAGCTCCTCGCGTCTCCACGTGCGCAGGAAGTCCTACGCAAAGCAAAGTCGTGTCGGATCTGCCGGCTTTCGTGCGAGACAATGACGACGCTTCAACACCCCGAAGCCCTTGCGGGTTATCGCAAAAGCCGCGAACTCCCGTTCGACGGCGCCGTACTATGCGAAGTTCGTGACTAA